A part of Pseudoalteromonas arctica A 37-1-2 genomic DNA contains:
- the hflX gene encoding GTPase HflX, with product MQLTAKPSLPNALLISISTPQFKGDEATESLAELARLVTTLGFKVVGTQSQKQSSTQKVNVLGSGKLAEIAHLTGNKGMVENEQEDDLLDEDPLTEISSEIPSDELDFACADVVVFDCDLTPSQLRNVENQLGVEVFDRTGIIIEIFSRHARTKTAKLQVEIARLNYVAPRLRETSTGDKERQMGKGAGETTLELNRRKVRDQLAELKRELVSVQDVMMDRRTQRSELFSVALIGYTNAGKSSMMRAITGSDVEGENKLFATLDTTVRALYPITQPRILVSDTVGFIKKLPHDLVASFHSTLAEAHDASLLLYVVDASDPSFRSQLEVVHKVLAEVGVEGSKKLLVLNKSDQLSTDQQQSLMDEFPDAMMTSTRNPDDISKLHKYIIGIAHEDMIEEEIVIPYTAKGIVGEIRSSMSVVKEEYEYSHIKLTVRSSAIDLERLKKRMLDL from the coding sequence ATGCAACTAACTGCAAAACCATCACTTCCTAATGCGTTACTTATTTCTATTAGTACACCACAATTTAAAGGTGACGAAGCAACAGAATCGCTTGCAGAGCTTGCTCGTTTGGTAACTACGTTAGGCTTTAAAGTAGTAGGTACACAATCGCAAAAGCAAAGTTCTACCCAAAAAGTTAATGTACTGGGCTCAGGAAAACTAGCTGAAATAGCACACCTTACCGGCAATAAAGGGATGGTTGAAAACGAGCAAGAAGATGATTTACTTGATGAAGACCCTTTAACCGAAATATCCTCAGAAATTCCATCAGACGAACTTGATTTTGCATGTGCCGATGTAGTGGTATTTGACTGCGATTTAACGCCTTCTCAACTACGTAATGTTGAGAACCAGCTTGGTGTAGAAGTATTTGATCGCACCGGTATTATCATTGAAATATTTAGCCGTCATGCGCGTACTAAAACTGCAAAATTACAAGTTGAAATTGCTCGCCTTAATTATGTCGCGCCACGACTGCGTGAAACATCAACAGGTGATAAAGAACGCCAAATGGGTAAAGGTGCGGGTGAAACCACACTTGAGCTTAATCGCCGTAAGGTGCGCGATCAGTTAGCAGAATTAAAGCGCGAACTTGTTAGTGTTCAAGATGTAATGATGGACAGACGTACGCAGCGCTCTGAGCTATTCTCAGTGGCTTTAATTGGTTATACCAATGCGGGCAAGTCATCAATGATGCGCGCAATTACAGGTAGTGATGTAGAAGGCGAAAATAAACTCTTTGCAACGCTAGATACCACTGTTCGCGCGCTGTATCCGATTACCCAGCCTCGTATATTGGTTTCAGATACGGTTGGTTTTATTAAAAAATTACCTCATGATTTGGTTGCTTCATTTCATTCAACGCTCGCTGAGGCACATGATGCATCGTTATTGTTGTATGTTGTAGATGCTTCAGATCCTTCTTTTCGCTCACAACTTGAAGTAGTACATAAAGTGCTGGCAGAAGTTGGGGTAGAAGGTAGCAAAAAATTATTAGTACTGAATAAGTCAGACCAATTAAGTACTGATCAACAGCAGTCGCTAATGGATGAGTTTCCTGATGCGATGATGACCTCTACGCGTAATCCAGATGATATTAGTAAATTGCACAAATATATTATTGGCATTGCTCATGAGGACATGATTGAAGAAGAGATTGTTATACCGTACACAGCCAAAGGTATCGTGGGCGAAATCCGATCGAGTATGAGTGTTGTTAAAGAAGAATATGAATACAGCCATATTAAATTAACAGTGCGCTCGAGTGCGATTGATTTAGAACGTTTAAAAAAGAGAATGTTAGATTTATAA
- the gdhA gene encoding NADP-specific glutamate dehydrogenase has protein sequence MNYIHSTIAQLKNSSPAQCEFYQAVEEVLESLEPILENSEKYKKNAIIQRLVEPERQIMFRVPWVDDEGNIQVNKGYRIEFNSALGPYKGGLRFHPSVNASIIKFLGFEQIFKNALTGLPIGGGKGGANFDPKGRSDAEIMRFCQSFMSELYRHIGPTTDVPAGDIGVGAREIGYLFGQYKRLTGRYEGVLTGKSLLWGGSLVRKEATGYGAVYFADYMLQARGDSLQGKRCLVSGAGNVAIYAMEKLYQMGATPVSCSDSRGTVYHESGIDLNLIKCLKEQSRDCLSVYKQTHPDAIYISVNDYPKDGHAVWRFNADAAFPCATQNELTQADANALLSGGCLLVSEGANMPSTKEAIDCFIAAKIAYGPGKAANAGGVATSQLEMAQNASMQSWTFEEVDEKLKQIMKNIFVTANDTATEFGEPGNLLLGANIAGFRRVADAMIEQGVV, from the coding sequence ATGAATTATATCCATAGCACAATCGCACAATTAAAAAATAGTAGTCCTGCACAATGCGAGTTTTATCAAGCCGTTGAAGAAGTACTTGAATCACTCGAACCTATCTTAGAAAACTCAGAAAAATACAAAAAAAATGCCATTATACAACGCTTAGTTGAGCCCGAACGCCAAATTATGTTTAGAGTTCCCTGGGTTGATGACGAAGGCAATATTCAGGTAAATAAAGGCTACAGAATTGAGTTTAACTCTGCACTTGGCCCCTATAAAGGTGGCTTACGTTTTCACCCAAGTGTAAATGCCAGCATAATTAAATTTTTAGGGTTTGAGCAAATATTTAAAAATGCTTTAACAGGTTTACCGATCGGTGGTGGTAAAGGCGGGGCAAACTTTGATCCAAAAGGGCGCTCAGATGCTGAAATAATGCGTTTTTGCCAATCATTTATGAGCGAGCTCTATCGCCATATTGGCCCTACAACCGACGTACCCGCTGGAGACATTGGAGTAGGGGCAAGAGAAATAGGTTACTTGTTTGGTCAATATAAGCGTTTGACTGGGCGCTATGAAGGTGTTTTAACAGGTAAAAGCTTATTGTGGGGTGGATCGCTTGTACGAAAAGAAGCCACTGGATACGGCGCTGTTTATTTTGCTGACTACATGCTGCAAGCGCGCGGCGATAGCCTACAAGGTAAGCGCTGCTTGGTCTCGGGCGCAGGTAATGTGGCTATTTATGCTATGGAAAAGCTTTATCAAATGGGGGCAACACCAGTAAGTTGCAGCGACTCTCGTGGCACTGTGTATCATGAATCGGGTATAGATTTAAATCTTATTAAATGTTTGAAAGAGCAATCGCGTGATTGCTTGAGCGTATATAAACAAACTCACCCCGATGCTATTTATATTTCTGTAAATGACTACCCTAAAGATGGGCACGCTGTTTGGCGCTTTAATGCCGACGCTGCTTTTCCATGCGCCACACAAAATGAATTAACACAGGCAGACGCTAACGCATTATTATCCGGCGGTTGTTTATTAGTAAGTGAAGGCGCAAACATGCCTTCAACAAAAGAGGCTATTGATTGCTTTATTGCTGCAAAAATTGCGTATGGACCAGGTAAAGCGGCCAATGCCGGCGGCGTTGCAACAAGCCAATTAGAAATGGCGCAAAATGCGAGCATGCAAAGTTGGACCTTTGAAGAAGTTGACGAAAAGCTAAAACAAATTATGAAAAATATATTTGTTACCGCTAACGACACCGCTACAGAATTTGGTGAGCCTGGAAACCTTTTATTAGGCGCTAACATTGCAGGCTTTAGGCGCGTTGCAGATGCAATGATTGAGCAGGGTGTCGTTTAA
- a CDS encoding DUF1456 family protein gives MTNNDILRRIRYTFNLTDTAMVNVFASAEHTVTKEQVIAWLTKEGEEAFTPISDTEFASFLNGFINTQRGKREGEQPEPEKKLNNNIIFMKLRIALNMKAEDVIATLALVDFDLSKHELSAFSRKVDNKHYRVCNDQILRLFLTGVQKQHRPEESAE, from the coding sequence TTGACTAATAACGATATTTTACGCCGCATTCGCTACACTTTTAACTTAACTGATACTGCTATGGTCAATGTTTTTGCATCAGCAGAGCATACGGTCACCAAAGAGCAAGTAATTGCATGGTTAACTAAAGAAGGTGAAGAGGCTTTTACCCCAATAAGTGATACTGAGTTTGCTAGCTTTTTAAATGGGTTTATTAATACCCAACGTGGCAAACGCGAAGGTGAGCAACCAGAGCCTGAGAAAAAGCTAAACAACAATATTATTTTTATGAAGCTACGTATTGCTTTAAATATGAAAGCAGAAGATGTTATAGCAACACTTGCACTTGTTGATTTTGATCTAAGTAAACATGAGTTAAGCGCGTTTTCTCGAAAAGTAGATAACAAACATTACCGTGTTTGTAACGATCAAATATTACGTTTGTTTTTAACTGGCGTACAAAAGCAGCACCGTCCAGAAGAGTCTGCTGAGTAA